In Shewanella sp. GD04112, the sequence TGCTTGCCGTATTTTCCACCGAGCGTCATCCAGTTTTCAGGGGCGACCTCTAAAAAATCGATAGCCGTTGGCAGCGCTTGGCAAAACTCACTGAGCATTTCACGCCGTAAGCCTAATCCAACCAATCCACTCTCTTGCATTGCTTTCACCTCTCACCTAGGGCTTGTCGAGATTACCTTTTCGTTCTGGCAAGCCCACACTCGAATGCTGCTAAACAAAGGCCAGCAAAGGCTGGCCAAGTGTCAGAGCAAAAGCTTGATTACTTCGACTCGCGTTTATTTCACTTCTTTTTTGACCGCTTCTGTCTTGGCATCCACTTTTTCTGCGGTTTTCTTCATATCTGCACCACATTTACCTTCGTGGGCTTTATCGGCTGCGGCTTTTTTCATATCCGCGCCACATTTAGCTTCACCGCATTTGCCTTCATGGGCTTTATCGGCAGCTTTTTTCATATCACCACCGCATTTGCCCTCGCCGCATTTACCTTCTTTGGCTTTTTCGGCTGCGGCTTTTTTCATATCACCACATTTACCTTCGCCACATTTTCCTTCTGAACCGACGATTTGATAACCCGCTTCCATGGTTTCAAATCCGAATGGGTTGGTTTGCGCATTCACGGCGAATGCAGAACCGACCACGACTGTACCTAAGGCTACTGCAACGGCTGTATGCTTAACTGACTTCATATGCTTCTTCCTTTTATTTGATGAATGGTGGCCAACAACAGTGTTGTAGCTGGCTTACTGCAAAAGACCCGCCCCATCTCGGTTTCATTTCAAAAAATATCACCAAATCACAGAAATAATCAAAATATGCTGATAGGGCGCAAAATTTAACCGTAAAAATACCCTAAACGTCCTTTATCATTCCCTTGCTATGCTTTGTTACCTCTGCCCAATAGGATAGAATGCACGCCCTTTGAAACTGGATATAGGTTAGTAGCAGTGCGCGTAATTTTGGCTCCGATGGAAGGCGTGGTTGACGACTTAATGCGAGATATTTTGTCCTCAATTAACCCCTACGATTTGCTCGTCACCGAATTTGTGCGCGTGGTTGACCAACTCTTACCAGAAAAAGTGTTCCTCAAACTCTGTCCCGAGCTGCTTAATGGTGGCTTTACCCCCTCAGGTACGCCCGTTCGTGTACAGCTTTTAGGGCAAGAACCCAACTGCATGGCCGAAAATGCCATGCGTGCGATTGAGCTAGGCTCCCACGGCGTCGATGCTAACTTTGGTTGCCCTGCCAAGATGGTCAATCGCAGTAATGGCGGCGCTGTACTGTTGCAGTACCCCAATACCATTCACGATATTGTGCGTGCGATGCGCCAAGCGGTGCCCGCCGAACATCCAGTGACGGCGAAAATTCGTTTAGGCTACGAAGACAAATCCCTGTTTATGGAGAATGCGCTAGCCGTGTATGAAGCGGGCGCGACTGAGCTGGCTATCCATGCCCGCAGTAAGGTCGATGGTTATAAACCACCCGCCTACTGGGAATACATCACCGAAGTGCGCGAACGCTTGCCCATTCCAGTGATTGCCAACGGTGAGATTTGGAACAGCGATGATGCCAAGCGTTGTATGGCGGTCACAGGCTGCGACAGCATTATGATTGGCCGTGGCGCGATTTCGCTGCCCAATCTTGCCGATACCATTAAGACTGGCGCGGCGCCCTACAGCTGGGCAGATACATTGGGTTTGATGCTGAGCTACACCCAACGTGAACTGAGCGGTCGTAAGAGTGATTATTATCCGGCGCGAATTAAGCAATGGTTTAGTTACTTAAATCGCCAATACCCCGAGGCGGACACCCTGTTTAGGGAACTGCGCATCTATAAAACCACTGAGGAAATTGTGCGGGTGCTGGAAGAGGCGCAGCAGCGTCTCGGCGAATAACTGTGGATAGCGCATAGGATAATCCCATGAGAAAGTGGTGAATTTTTAGGTAAACCACCACTTAATCCCCATAAATCGCACAGATACTTGATCTTTATCATAGTCGCTGATAGTGGAACTATTAGACTGAATGTCCAGAGTCAGATAAAACAGGCGATTTTACGTGAGCACCACCCATATCAGACAAGAATTGTCAGAGCTTGAAGCTAATCTAAGGAAGGAAATCGGCGCGCTCCCTCAGTTTATTGAAATACTTGGGGCACATCATGCCAGCCTCAGCTTAGGCGAATTGATTGACCGCCTGGCACAAAGTCACCTCGCTGAACATCCGCTATTTTGCCGTTTAAACCGCCTCGATGCCGCCTTTTGTCAACTCGACTTAGGCTTATACGGCCTGTGCTCCGATTGCGAAACCGAAATCGAAGCCGAGCGCTTAACTCAAGATCCCACGGAGCAACGTTGCAGCAGCTGCGCCGAGCATTATCAGCATGAGCATCGCCATGAGCTTAGGCTAAGCCATTAACTGCTTTAGGCTTTATCTGTTAACTCAGTTAGTTCACCAATAAAAAATGCCACTCAAACGAGTGGCATTTTTTTACGATAATTTATCGCGAGTGATTACAGCTGACAGCCTTCAACACTGTTTGAGTTTTCGTAAACAATGTCACCCACAGGGTTGTAGTCAGCAGCTACGATAGCTTGTTTCTCTTTCAGGAATGAATAGAGTAAGTCCGCATCTACATAACCCGTTTGGATTGGGCTAGCCAGTTTTGGATAACCGTCACCACCTGCAGCGTTAAAGCTAGGTACAGTGAACTTATAGCTTGCTGTCGCACTGAACTCTTTGCCATTGATTTCGCTGATATTAGCCGTCTTAGCCGCACAGTCGATGGTCATTTTCACGCCAGTGATCTGGGCATAACCACCTGAACCGATTTGGATACTGCCCACAGCGCCTAAGTAAGCCGCAACTTCAGTACCCGTCATTTCGTTCAGGGTGACCATGTTGCCGAAAGGTTGAACCGTCAGCACGTCACGGTAAGTAATGTCACCCGCTTGGATAGAAGCGCGCACACCACCTGAGTTCATTACACCAAAGTCAGCAGACACTTTACCGCTTTGTGCCATGGCTAACATGCGGCCTAAGTTGGTTTGCTTGTTACGTACGTTTGCACGTTCACCATCGAGCAGCGCATCGGTAGTCGCAATCACTTCGTCTAACTTAGCTTGGCCTTTCTCTTGGTAGTAAGACAGCAGCTCTTTTAACTCAGCATCTGGCTCAATCTTAGTGCCAGCCAGTTCTGTGGTTTTCTTGCCCGCTTCGTCCAGTTTACGCATGTTAACTGGGATCAGCTTGTAGCTGGCTAAATGCAGTTCACCGTTGAAGTATTGGAAATCCGCACGGCCAACATACTTACCCCATTCGTGGGCTTGCATGATCCAAGTGCCGTTTTGTTGATCTGGCGCGCAGTCATCACCAGGTTTGAAGTCGGCATAAGACTTATTGTCAGTACCCGGTTCCATACACACTGGATTTTGTGAGTGACCACCAATAACAACTTGTAAATCGCCTTTATTCAACGCACGAGCCATAGCTACATCGCCTGGGGCGTTGCTACCGTTTTGGCCATCGGCATAGTGACCCATGTGAGTCGTTGCGAAGATAATATCAGCCGCTTTGGCGTCTTTAATTTCTTTGATAACTTTCGCCACTTCCACTTTAGGATCGGTGAAAATTAAATCGCTGATAAATTCTGGGTTACCGATTTTTGCAGTGTCTTCGGTGGTTAAACCAATCACAGCCACTTTAAGACCGTTAATATCGAACACTTTGTAAGGCTCGAAATAACGTTCACCTTGACCACCCTCAGCATTTTTACGGTAAATGTTCGCCGCCAGCATTGGGAATTCGGCTAAACGACGCTGCATATCTAATACAGATAATGGGTTGTCAAATTCATGGTTACCAACCGCCATTGCGTCGTAACCAATTTTGTTCATACCGGTAAAGTCAGGAATCGCATCCTGTAAATCAGATTCTGGTACGCCAGTGTTAATATCACCGCCAGACAATAATAATGTTTGGCCGCCATTCTTGCTGACTTCAGCACGAATTTGATCAATTAACGCTTTACGCGCTGCCATACCATATTCGCCATCACTGTTTTCCCAGAAACGGCCATGGTTATCATTGGTGTGTAATACGGTAAAAGTTTTACAAGCACTGCCCGCTTCGGCACAGGTTGTTGGTACTTTAGTATTATCATCATCACTATTACAACCTGCTAGCGCAGCCAGCACTGCAGTCGCAATTAGTCCTTTAATAAGCTTATTTGTCATTACATCAACCCCTTGATTTTAATTATTTTATCATAGATAGATTGTCGCGAAGTCCATCCAATTCGCGTCACGCATAATAGCAAAGAATAAAGACGAATTGTGTCATTTTTATTAATAAACGTGACTTTAATGTGGAATCACAAGGAGGATTTAAGACAAATTTGTTTCAAATAAAAAATAAGCTAAACGGCTGATTTTTACTTTTTGTTTCAATGACAGAAAAATACCGAAATATTAAATTTAACTCGTTAAATTTAAGCAAGTTAGCAATTAATAACAAAAAATCCTATTGTTCTGAATAAAAAACATCAAACGGTAAAAACACACCTTACCGCATGATGTTTTTATCAGCATTTAGATTTTTCTACATTTCAAAACACTGTTGTAACCAAGTGCTTATTGCTTTTAATTGCACCGGAATGACCGAATGTGGCATAGGGTAGGTTTGCCATTGCACCGAATATCCCCCAGCCATTAACGCGTCTTTCGCTAATAAACCTGCGGATAATGGCACCACATCATCCTGTTCACCGTGCTGATGTAAAATAGGCGTTTTCGCATTGGCGACACTTAATTGGCTGGGTAATACACCACCCGTCGGTAAATAACAGGAAAGCGCCATAATGCCAGCGAGTTTTTGAGGATAACGTAACCCCGTAAATAGGCTCATCACCCCGCCTTGGCTAAAACCAGCTAAGACGATGCGTTCACTCGGAATACCAGCCGCGATTTGTTCATCAATCAAGGCTTGCACACTCAGTTCCGAGGCCATCACGCCCTGCATATCGGCTCTATCGTGCAAATCCATGCTTTTGATGTCATACCAAGCGCGCATAATGTAGCCGCCGTTGATGGTCACCGCTTGCTCTGGGGCGTGGGGGAAGATAAAGCGAATGCTATGCCCCGCAGGTAAGCCTAGCGCCGGAACCACAGGTGCAAAGCCTGCGCCCGAGTCCCCTAAACCGTGTAACCAAATCACCGCCGCCGTCGCCTCAACTTGAGGCTCAATCACAATACGTTCAAGTGTCATACTAACAAATCCCTTATAAATCAAAATTTATTATTCTCGCCCCGCGAGCGCTTTACAGATAATCAATACCGAGGAGAACTTGCAAAGCGTCGAGCTGGTTTGTGTTATCTAATTTAATGCTCCAACGTACGCCACCGCCATTGGCGATGATCATCGGCGGCTCCTGCCTAAGGCTGATGTCTTCGGCCGCGGCTTGAAGCACCACATTGGCCATGTTCAGCCGGATCTGCACTTCAAATTCAGTGGCAATCAACTTACCCTGAGAAAATTCCACTAGCATAGCAATTCCGCTCTCGTGATAGTCACTGTTAAAACGCGCCATGATAGCAAAGTTATTTCGCCAAGGATGAACTTTTAAACTCGCATTAGGGTTGATGACAGACACACCATAGGTTGAGCAAGCTTAGGTTTATTCATCACCATCAAATCCACACAGCTGCAGTATTAGAGTCCGCTTACGTCAAGTCCTTATCCGCTCGGCATAGACGCTTAACCCAGCCTTTTAACAAGGCAATCCTACAGTCTAGATAAAGTTTAATTACATTTTAGTGTCAGCTAAATTGCCCCAAAAAGCAGAACAGTTCGAGTAAAATCCCGCATCAGCGATGACAAGCCGCTCACGGCTAGCGCGTTTTACACCATAACAAGAATCACAACACTGGGTGGTTATATGTTTTTATCCCGTCGTACCCTCATTAGCAGCGCACTCTTGATGCTGCTGCCATTAGTACATTATGCCAATGCGGCCAATAACTTACCGAATACCAGCCTGGCAAGTACCACAGCAAGCCAAATGCACTCTGTCACCGATGAGCTGACCTTTGCCAATTACCAGCAAGTGAGCATTCATCACATCGCATTGGCATTAAAGGTAGATTTTGCGCAGCAGCAACTCTCGGGGGATGCGATTCTCGAACTGGATTGGCATCAGGCCGGAAAAGTACTAGTGCTAGACACCCGTGACCTTACGATTAACAGTGTCAGCATGTTAAATGCAAACGGCCAATGGCAATCCGTGCCCTTTGGTTTAGGCACAACCGATAAGGTCAAAGGCGCAGCGCTCACCATCAATCTGCCTCAAGAGCGAGTCGCTAAAGTCAAAGTTAATTATCATACCTCCAAGAATCCATCAGGTATTCAATGGCTGACTCCAGAGCAAACCCAAGGTAAGCAATGGCCATTTATGTTTAGCCAGAGCCAAGCCATCCATGCCAGAAGCTGGATCCCGCTGCAAGATACGCCCGCAGTGCGCCAAACCTACAGCGCCACTGTCACAGCGAGGCAAGGTATAAGTGTCGTCATGAGTGCCGACCGAAAGAACGTGTCTGCGACGCAAACCCAATTCACTATGCCGCAGGCGATTCCGGCCTATTTGATTGCGATTGCCGCGGGACACCTGCAATTTGCCGCTTTTGACGACACCTCAGGCATTTGGGCCGAGCCCGAAATGCTCGACAAGGCCAGCAAAGAATTTGCCGATACGCCGAAGATGATTGCCATCGCCGCCAAACGCTACGGGGATTACCGTTGGGGCCGATACGATTTACTGATCCTTCCGCCGAGTTTCCCCTTCGGCGGGATGGAGAATCCACGTTTATCCTTTATTACCCCCACAGTCATCGCGGGAGATAAAAGCCTAGTGAGTTTAATCGCCCACGAGTTGGCACATTCTTGGTCGGGCAATTTAGTCACTAACGCCACCTGGCGCGATCTCTGGCTTAACGAAGGTTTTACCACCTATGTGGAAAATCGCATTATGGAAGATCTCTATGGCCGCGACCGCGCCCTGATGGAGCAAACCATTGGTTACTCTGAGCTGTTGGCCGAATTAGCCGAGTTGCCCGCCAGCGATTCAGTGCTGCATATTGACTTAGGCGATCGCGATCCCGACGATGCCTTTAGCGGCGTCCCCTATGTGAAAGGGCAATTATTTTTGCGCTTCCTCGAGCAAAAATTTGGCCGTGAGCGGTTCGACACCTTTGTGAAAAGCTACTTCGATCACTTTGCGTTTCAAAGCATTACCACGGAGCAGTTCCGAAGTTACCTCACGCAGCAGTTATTGCAAAAATATCCCAATATCGTCAGCGAGTCCGAAGTGGATACTTGGGTTGAGGGGCAAGGCTTACCCAGCTTTTTAGTGCCACCGAACTCACACGCCTTCGATGATATCGATGCTCAGCGCCAAGCGTGGTTAGAGGGCAAGCGTGAGGCCAGCGCGCTAAACACTCAGGACTGGACTGTGCATCAATGGCTACGCTTTATTAATGAAATGCCAAGGCTAAATCTCACAGAGCAGCAATTAGCCGAGTTAGATACGGCCTTTCATTTTACTGGCACCCACAATAATGAAATCGCCTTTGCCTGGTATGCCCTCGCCCTCGATAACGGTTATTACAGTGTGTTGCCGGCACTGAAACAGCATTTAACCGAGATTGGCCGGCGCAGGCTGATTGTGCCTCTGTATCAAAAACTGGCAAGCAGCGAGCACTATGACTGGGCAAAAACCGTTTACTTAGCGGCCCGCAGTGGTTACCACCCGCAGACCCAAGCCAGTCTCGATATGATGTTTAGTGATCAACCGATGGAGCATATCCATTAAGCCGATCGCTTGTTGGGATTGGGCGCAGGAAAGCCTGTGCTCGAGCCTCGCCAAGATAAAGTGGGCGTAAGTTTAGCGGTGAATCCTTTGCACCAAATCACGATTTTGATTGCGAAACGTTGATTGCGAAGCTGCGATTACGAAACTGTGATTGCGAGATTTTGATTACAAAACATGGATTGCAAAACAAAGCATTAGCGCACAAAAAAGCCCAAACCTAGGTTTGGGCTTTTGTTTACTTATCTGGTCGTTATTCCCGGGCATGCCTGCTGTTGCAGAGTATTAACGGGAAAACCACACAGATTAGTGGTGGTGACCGCCTACACCGTGGGCATGACCGTGGGCGATTTCTTCATCGGTCGCATCACGGGCACCAACCACTTCGATATCGAAGGTTAAGTCACGGCCCGCTAATGGATGGTTAACATCCACAGTCGCCATAAACTTACCCACTTTGACGATAGTCACTTGACGTTGACCCTGATCAGTGTGAACCACAGCCGTCATGCCTGGCTTCCACACGCTAGCGCCTAACAGGTGCTTCACAGAAACACGCTGCTGCGCCGCTTCACCTTCGATACGTTGACCATAGGTTTCAGTGCATGGCAGAGTAACAGTGAACTTTTCACCAATCGCTTTACCATTAATCGCATTCTCAACACCTGGCATCATGTTGTCATGGCCGTGTAAGTAAGCAATCGGTTCGCGACCTTCGTTCGTCTCGATCACTTCGCCTTTTTCGTCGCGCAGGGTGTAGTTAAACTGCACAACCATATCGTCTTTAATGCTCATCGAATATCCTTTGATTTGCTTCGATTTCAAATGTCGGCCGAGCTTAACAAAACTGGCCTTTGCACTCCACTGTTTTATCCCTGCGATACATCACCAAAGCTTAAGCGGCAGCGGTTCAGCAAGCCCCACGCCTAAAGTGGCATGGGTTGAGTAAACCACAGGCCACTTGCGGCAATATTCGCAGGCAGTCCGACACTACCTAAAGACTTTAGAGTGAAATCCCCAATGCGCTAAAGACTTCAGGGCTTGGGAAACCGTCAGCAATCATATTCTTACTGCGCTGGAATGCTTGGATCCCCGCCGAAGAGTTACGCCCAAGTACGCCGTCGGGTTTACCGACATCGAAGCCTGATTCATTCAACTTGGTTTGTAACTGTTTGATTTGCTCACGACTCAAACGTGGCTGCTCGGGCGGTGCCACTTTTAATGGTTCGCCACCATTAATTCTATCGGCCAAATGACCAACGGTAATGGCGTAAAACTCAGAGCGGTTCCAACGCATGATCACATTGAAGTTTTCATAGCCTAAAAACGCGGGACCAGTATGACCCGAGGGCAAATACAGCGCCGCCTTCATATCGATAGCGGGTAAAGGCAGTCCATTACTTTGCACTACGGATTGCGCCGCCCATTGGGATAGCGGCTGCGCCTGTTTAGCGCCAAGGTTTTCATAGTTGAAATTGCGCGGCAATATCACTTCACGCCCCCAACGCTCATTGCGTTGCCAGCCTAAGTGCTGCAAAAAATTCGCCGCCGAAGTGAGTGCATCTTCGGTGCTATTCCACAAATCGGCCTTACCGTCGCCATCCCCATCGATGGCATATTTTGCATAGGCCGAGGGCATAAACTGGGTGTGCCCCATGGCGCCGGCCCAAGAGCCCACCATCGTACTCTTATCAAAGCCGTATTTTTCTTTTAACTTAAGCGCTTGCATCAGCTCAGTCGTAAAATAGCCACTGCGACGCGGCTCACAGGCCAAGGTAGCAAGGG encodes:
- a CDS encoding tRNA-dihydrouridine synthase; amino-acid sequence: MRVILAPMEGVVDDLMRDILSSINPYDLLVTEFVRVVDQLLPEKVFLKLCPELLNGGFTPSGTPVRVQLLGQEPNCMAENAMRAIELGSHGVDANFGCPAKMVNRSNGGAVLLQYPNTIHDIVRAMRQAVPAEHPVTAKIRLGYEDKSLFMENALAVYEAGATELAIHARSKVDGYKPPAYWEYITEVRERLPIPVIANGEIWNSDDAKRCMAVTGCDSIMIGRGAISLPNLADTIKTGAAPYSWADTLGLMLSYTQRELSGRKSDYYPARIKQWFSYLNRQYPEADTLFRELRIYKTTEEIVRVLEEAQQRLGE
- a CDS encoding TraR/DksA C4-type zinc finger protein; the encoded protein is MSTTHIRQELSELEANLRKEIGALPQFIEILGAHHASLSLGELIDRLAQSHLAEHPLFCRLNRLDAAFCQLDLGLYGLCSDCETEIEAERLTQDPTEQRCSSCAEHYQHEHRHELRLSH
- the ushA gene encoding bifunctional UDP-sugar hydrolase/5'-nucleotidase UshA — encoded protein: MTNKLIKGLIATAVLAALAGCNSDDDNTKVPTTCAEAGSACKTFTVLHTNDNHGRFWENSDGEYGMAARKALIDQIRAEVSKNGGQTLLLSGGDINTGVPESDLQDAIPDFTGMNKIGYDAMAVGNHEFDNPLSVLDMQRRLAEFPMLAANIYRKNAEGGQGERYFEPYKVFDINGLKVAVIGLTTEDTAKIGNPEFISDLIFTDPKVEVAKVIKEIKDAKAADIIFATTHMGHYADGQNGSNAPGDVAMARALNKGDLQVVIGGHSQNPVCMEPGTDNKSYADFKPGDDCAPDQQNGTWIMQAHEWGKYVGRADFQYFNGELHLASYKLIPVNMRKLDEAGKKTTELAGTKIEPDAELKELLSYYQEKGQAKLDEVIATTDALLDGERANVRNKQTNLGRMLAMAQSGKVSADFGVMNSGGVRASIQAGDITYRDVLTVQPFGNMVTLNEMTGTEVAAYLGAVGSIQIGSGGYAQITGVKMTIDCAAKTANISEINGKEFSATASYKFTVPSFNAAGGDGYPKLASPIQTGYVDADLLYSFLKEKQAIVAADYNPVGDIVYENSNSVEGCQL
- a CDS encoding alpha/beta hydrolase-fold protein, whose product is MTLERIVIEPQVEATAAVIWLHGLGDSGAGFAPVVPALGLPAGHSIRFIFPHAPEQAVTINGGYIMRAWYDIKSMDLHDRADMQGVMASELSVQALIDEQIAAGIPSERIVLAGFSQGGVMSLFTGLRYPQKLAGIMALSCYLPTGGVLPSQLSVANAKTPILHQHGEQDDVVPLSAGLLAKDALMAGGYSVQWQTYPMPHSVIPVQLKAISTWLQQCFEM
- a CDS encoding DUF3389 family protein, whose translation is MLVEFSQGKLIATEFEVQIRLNMANVVLQAAAEDISLRQEPPMIIANGGGVRWSIKLDNTNQLDALQVLLGIDYL
- a CDS encoding M1 family metallopeptidase, whose product is MFLSRRTLISSALLMLLPLVHYANAANNLPNTSLASTTASQMHSVTDELTFANYQQVSIHHIALALKVDFAQQQLSGDAILELDWHQAGKVLVLDTRDLTINSVSMLNANGQWQSVPFGLGTTDKVKGAALTINLPQERVAKVKVNYHTSKNPSGIQWLTPEQTQGKQWPFMFSQSQAIHARSWIPLQDTPAVRQTYSATVTARQGISVVMSADRKNVSATQTQFTMPQAIPAYLIAIAAGHLQFAAFDDTSGIWAEPEMLDKASKEFADTPKMIAIAAKRYGDYRWGRYDLLILPPSFPFGGMENPRLSFITPTVIAGDKSLVSLIAHELAHSWSGNLVTNATWRDLWLNEGFTTYVENRIMEDLYGRDRALMEQTIGYSELLAELAELPASDSVLHIDLGDRDPDDAFSGVPYVKGQLFLRFLEQKFGRERFDTFVKSYFDHFAFQSITTEQFRSYLTQQLLQKYPNIVSESEVDTWVEGQGLPSFLVPPNSHAFDDIDAQRQAWLEGKREASALNTQDWTVHQWLRFINEMPRLNLTEQQLAELDTAFHFTGTHNNEIAFAWYALALDNGYYSVLPALKQHLTEIGRRRLIVPLYQKLASSEHYDWAKTVYLAARSGYHPQTQASLDMMFSDQPMEHIH
- a CDS encoding peptidylprolyl isomerase; the protein is MSIKDDMVVQFNYTLRDEKGEVIETNEGREPIAYLHGHDNMMPGVENAINGKAIGEKFTVTLPCTETYGQRIEGEAAQQRVSVKHLLGASVWKPGMTAVVHTDQGQRQVTIVKVGKFMATVDVNHPLAGRDLTFDIEVVGARDATDEEIAHGHAHGVGGHHH
- a CDS encoding lytic murein transglycosylase, which codes for MIKLKGMSYLAASIAACVSLSACSSAPTSGGTTQTAIAETQAAVQEMPLSDTIAAHAAAFPTCVANLQERARTEGLSEATIQDTVASLQFVPKVIELDQAQPEFSQTFNNYFTKRATDWRVNEGRRLLKKHRALLDKLAQEYGVPPQYILSFWGLETNYGSYKGKMSVLDSLATLACEPRRSGYFTTELMQALKLKEKYGFDKSTMVGSWAGAMGHTQFMPSAYAKYAIDGDGDGKADLWNSTEDALTSAANFLQHLGWQRNERWGREVILPRNFNYENLGAKQAQPLSQWAAQSVVQSNGLPLPAIDMKAALYLPSGHTGPAFLGYENFNVIMRWNRSEFYAITVGHLADRINGGEPLKVAPPEQPRLSREQIKQLQTKLNESGFDVGKPDGVLGRNSSAGIQAFQRSKNMIADGFPSPEVFSALGISL